A window of the Xiashengella succiniciproducens genome harbors these coding sequences:
- a CDS encoding YihY/virulence factor BrkB family protein: MIQDRINFLRRFIEEDIWRIRKDNTSKRQFWLFRVIRIFVLALKRFAVDDCQVKASALTYYSMLSVVPVIALAFAIAKGFGFVDTLERIINENLSSHKEVATWIQEFALSYLDNTKSGMIAGVGIIILLWSVMQILGSIEKSFNDIWGIKHSRSIIRKFSDYISFVIVATVLLVLSSGLMVFLSNSVTIFNLGKIATPIISWASPYILTWAVFTIMFMLMPNTKVKFSSAIFGGIIAGSLFLGLQYGYITFQIGVSKYNAIYGSFAALPLFLIWMNWSWLIVLLGAELSYAIQNEKSFEFEADTENVSSEYRRLVSLLVVKYIVDAFQKGKTPPSMADLSVDLKLPTRLVSQVLRKLEDADLIVKVLIDETKKNETGYHPAFNVDQMTVTCVIDKIEKSGSTDLHFEETEDIRKIRTILDDFHKRQVELPSNILLKNL, translated from the coding sequence GTGATACAGGACAGAATCAATTTTTTACGCCGGTTTATCGAGGAGGATATCTGGCGTATCCGAAAGGATAATACTTCTAAACGCCAATTCTGGCTGTTCAGGGTGATACGTATTTTTGTTCTTGCCCTGAAACGCTTTGCAGTTGATGACTGCCAGGTTAAAGCCTCCGCTTTAACCTATTATTCGATGCTCTCTGTTGTTCCTGTTATTGCCCTTGCATTTGCTATAGCCAAGGGGTTTGGTTTTGTTGATACTCTTGAAAGAATCATCAACGAGAACCTATCCAGTCACAAGGAAGTGGCCACCTGGATACAAGAATTTGCACTCAGCTATCTTGATAACACCAAGAGTGGTATGATTGCTGGAGTAGGTATCATAATCCTGCTTTGGAGTGTTATGCAGATCCTTGGTAGTATAGAGAAGTCTTTTAATGATATATGGGGAATAAAGCATTCGCGATCAATAATCAGGAAGTTTAGCGATTATATTTCTTTTGTGATTGTAGCTACTGTTCTTCTGGTGCTTTCCTCCGGTTTGATGGTTTTCCTGTCTAATTCTGTGACTATTTTCAACCTTGGCAAGATTGCAACGCCGATAATCTCATGGGCATCTCCTTACATACTTACATGGGCTGTATTTACAATCATGTTTATGTTGATGCCTAATACAAAGGTGAAGTTTTCCTCAGCTATTTTTGGAGGAATTATTGCAGGTTCTTTATTCCTTGGACTTCAATATGGGTATATAACATTTCAGATCGGTGTATCAAAGTATAATGCTATTTACGGTAGTTTTGCAGCTCTCCCTCTGTTTCTTATTTGGATGAACTGGTCATGGCTAATCGTATTGCTGGGTGCTGAACTTTCATATGCTATTCAGAACGAAAAGAGTTTTGAGTTTGAAGCTGACACCGAAAATGTCAGTAGTGAGTACAGACGTCTGGTAAGCCTGTTGGTTGTCAAGTACATTGTAGATGCATTCCAGAAGGGTAAGACCCCACCGAGTATGGCAGACCTGTCAGTAGATCTAAAACTGCCGACAAGGCTGGTTTCACAGGTGCTTCGCAAACTGGAGGATGCTGATCTGATAGTAAAGGTGCTTATTGATGAAACTAAAAAGAATGAAACAGGATATCATCCGGCATTCAATGTTGATCAAATGACAGTTACATGCGTTATTGACAAAATAGAAAAATCCGGATCCACTGACCTTCATTTTGAGGAAACTGAAGATATCAGAAAGATCCGGACTATACTTGACGACTTCCATAAAAGGCAGGTGGAACTGCCTTCAAATATCCTGCTAAAAAACCTTTAG
- a CDS encoding biotin/lipoyl-containing protein has product MKMHVKSGKKEKAVKIINKEGDLFTVSIGDKIYELDVVKVEQGVYSILRNGESINMEMIAVDNSGSYKVNTLYKSFDIDVVPAITFGKEGKSRSNSHQLIKAPMPGRIVKIKVKEGDRVTEGTPLVVLSAMKMENELRSEGDGIVHKISIKEDEVVKDNQLLIDIKEIDKTE; this is encoded by the coding sequence ATGAAGATGCACGTAAAATCCGGCAAGAAAGAGAAAGCCGTGAAAATAATAAATAAGGAGGGAGACCTCTTTACCGTATCTATTGGTGACAAAATATATGAATTGGATGTTGTGAAGGTTGAACAGGGAGTGTATTCAATCCTCCGCAACGGAGAAAGTATCAATATGGAGATGATCGCTGTTGACAATAGCGGTAGCTATAAAGTAAATACTCTCTACAAATCATTTGATATAGATGTGGTACCTGCCATCACCTTTGGCAAGGAAGGCAAGAGCAGAAGCAACAGTCACCAACTTATCAAGGCTCCTATGCCAGGCCGAATTGTCAAGATAAAGGTTAAAGAAGGCGACAGAGTAACCGAAGGAACTCCTCTTGTAGTATTGTCGGCTATGAAAATGGAGAATGAGCTGCGTAGTGAAGGTGATGGCATTGTTCACAAGATTTCGATAAAGGAAGACGAAGTGGTAAAAGACAACCAATTGCTCATCGACATAAAGGAGATAGACAAAACCGAGTAG
- a CDS encoding SPOR domain-containing protein — protein MKLRELLILTLSVLYLAPVHADKLAHLRSSRQIITVDQISAPYYTIQVVALKEPPQNAEFFAELNEVYEYNCNDGFVRYTVGRYASFGDALDDLNILKAKGYQDAFILNTRKISIVNTSGSSFTVDKNQAPVAGKRYTIQIAAFRFPVYVSEFKEFDSVVEYYMADKIYRYCVGDYDGSEVMAELLKVRERGYQNAFLVPIEKYAPYRIE, from the coding sequence ATGAAGCTAAGAGAACTCTTGATATTAACTCTTTCAGTTCTGTATCTTGCTCCGGTGCATGCAGACAAATTGGCACACCTGAGGAGTTCACGGCAAATTATTACCGTGGATCAGATAAGTGCTCCATATTATACAATTCAGGTAGTTGCCTTAAAGGAACCACCGCAAAATGCGGAGTTTTTTGCAGAACTTAATGAAGTATATGAGTATAATTGTAATGACGGCTTTGTACGTTATACAGTGGGTCGCTATGCTTCATTTGGTGATGCTCTTGATGATCTAAATATTCTTAAAGCCAAGGGTTATCAGGATGCTTTCATTCTTAACACCCGCAAGATATCAATTGTCAACACCTCTGGTTCATCGTTTACTGTTGACAAGAACCAGGCTCCAGTGGCCGGTAAAAGATATACAATTCAGATTGCTGCTTTCAGATTTCCTGTATATGTATCCGAGTTTAAGGAATTTGATTCCGTTGTGGAGTACTATATGGCAGATAAAATCTACAGATATTGTGTGGGAGACTATGACGGTTCTGAAGTTATGGCAGAATTATTGAAGGTACGAGAAAGGGGATATCAGAATGCATTTCTGGTTCCCATTGAAAAATATGCTCCATATAGGATAGAATAA
- a CDS encoding SDR family oxidoreductase, producing the protein MKIGITGATGQLGRLVVDYAKKSTSPSNIVALVRDPEKAKDLGVEVRAFDYNKPEALEAQLKGIDRLLLISGSEIGKRVQQHENVIKAAKATGIKLLAYTSLLHTDSSPIFLASEHLPTEKILRASGITYAILRNGWYTENYTQSISQNITAGAVFGCAGQGKISAAARKDYAEAAAVVLTGEGHEFKIYELAGDESFTLSDLAAEISKQTGKKIVYNNLSEAELVEVLKNAGLPEQMAGAFASIDTHIANGALYDNSHQLSQLIGRKTTPLSAVVKEAI; encoded by the coding sequence ATGAAAATCGGAATAACAGGAGCAACCGGTCAGCTAGGCCGACTGGTTGTAGATTACGCAAAAAAATCCACATCGCCCTCAAATATTGTAGCTCTTGTAAGGGATCCTGAGAAAGCAAAAGATCTCGGAGTTGAGGTAAGGGCTTTTGATTACAATAAGCCGGAAGCATTGGAGGCTCAGCTAAAAGGTATCGATCGCCTTTTGCTTATTTCAGGCAGTGAAATTGGCAAGAGGGTGCAGCAACACGAAAACGTGATCAAAGCCGCGAAAGCTACTGGAATTAAGCTGCTTGCCTATACAAGTCTGCTCCATACAGACAGCTCTCCAATATTTCTTGCAAGTGAACACTTACCAACAGAAAAAATTCTCAGAGCTTCCGGAATTACATATGCAATTTTACGCAATGGTTGGTACACTGAGAATTACACACAAAGTATAAGCCAAAATATTACAGCCGGAGCTGTATTTGGCTGTGCAGGACAAGGTAAAATCTCTGCTGCAGCAAGAAAGGACTATGCTGAGGCTGCTGCTGTAGTTTTGACAGGCGAAGGTCATGAATTCAAGATCTACGAGCTGGCAGGGGATGAGAGTTTTACTCTGTCAGATCTTGCAGCTGAGATCTCAAAGCAGACTGGCAAGAAGATAGTTTACAATAACCTGAGTGAGGCAGAATTAGTTGAAGTACTTAAAAATGCAGGATTGCCAGAACAGATGGCCGGTGCTTTTGCTTCAATTGATACACATATTGCAAATGGTGCACTGTATGACAACAGTCATCAACTGTCACAACTGATTGGCCGCAAGACGACTCCACTTTCTGCTGTGGTTAAGGAGGCCATATAG
- a CDS encoding OmpA family protein has product MRLALHLLLLFTLLIAPMNLSGQSALRRAISQFERGEYYEALQYYKSLMDNDYKFDVEDRIRIAHCYYQLNNIDEALTIFLELEEEGHQLSGYDLFVYAAVVHRFGFYDGAIERYQRARPQNPGLQSQIDELIASCEWALENDVYLTNVRVNPSSINTYGQSFGVQYYGDGIVYSSASSADSKNKDKQGKSFLSLYYSEMANDQITSTKLFSKNLLFPYHIGAISFTSDYKTMYYTKTVRIKGGDSRVKIYSVVWDGKDWINEREVPFNSDDFDNAYPAVSPDDKYLYFSSNRPNGYGRTDIWRVERKPNRTYGSPSNLGPRVNTFGDERYPFISKDNVLYFASDGHPGFGGLDLFKATFEGGIWSNVQNMLRPFNSEKDDFGYVINPKDPQKGFISTNRLGAEGEDYIFYVQYLDEEPQVVVPEPEPEPEVVEVEVVEPVQKPDPVIEVVETKPVVEEPKIDLSIFPSSLAGQVISTFNGTALGDVNIVLADAFTGTVVGRATSSGNGRFSITIPDSYRREGQEFEISMSKPDYNTRKFTANIMDLNEIAATGFSLTPIFKEADLNELSGIVIPYVGDDITPDGYNILDRVAAYLLDNPNVVIKLNGHTDARGDRLNNLNISQRIAEKAEEYLLKKSVPDENIIPRGYGERYILNKCRRGKLCSDEEHLENRRVEVVVWRFLN; this is encoded by the coding sequence ATGAGACTAGCCTTACACTTACTACTACTGTTCACTCTATTGATTGCCCCGATGAATCTTTCGGGACAAAGTGCTTTGCGTCGCGCAATTAGTCAGTTTGAACGTGGTGAGTATTATGAAGCGCTTCAATATTACAAATCATTAATGGATAATGATTATAAGTTTGACGTAGAGGATAGGATCAGGATAGCTCATTGTTATTATCAACTTAATAACATTGATGAAGCCCTCACCATCTTCCTGGAACTTGAGGAGGAGGGCCATCAGTTGTCTGGCTATGATTTGTTTGTATATGCAGCAGTTGTTCACCGATTTGGATTCTATGATGGTGCGATTGAGCGTTACCAGCGTGCACGACCTCAAAATCCGGGTTTGCAATCGCAGATTGATGAGTTGATAGCTTCCTGCGAATGGGCTTTGGAAAATGACGTATATCTAACAAATGTACGTGTTAACCCGTCCAGTATTAACACATACGGACAATCCTTCGGTGTTCAGTACTATGGTGATGGTATTGTTTATTCCTCTGCTTCTTCTGCCGATTCCAAGAATAAGGATAAGCAAGGAAAGAGCTTCCTTAGTTTGTACTATTCTGAGATGGCAAATGACCAGATAACAAGTACTAAGTTATTCTCTAAAAACCTGTTGTTTCCATATCACATTGGAGCAATTTCCTTTACATCTGACTACAAGACAATGTATTATACAAAGACAGTCAGAATTAAAGGAGGAGATTCAAGGGTTAAGATATATTCTGTTGTGTGGGATGGTAAGGATTGGATAAATGAAAGGGAGGTGCCTTTCAACTCTGATGATTTTGATAATGCTTATCCGGCAGTTTCTCCGGATGATAAGTACTTATATTTTTCATCCAACAGACCTAATGGATACGGACGTACTGATATTTGGAGGGTGGAACGTAAACCAAACAGAACCTATGGTTCACCAAGCAACCTTGGACCCAGGGTTAATACCTTTGGGGATGAGCGTTATCCTTTTATAAGCAAAGACAATGTTTTGTATTTTGCAAGCGATGGTCACCCGGGTTTTGGTGGATTGGACCTGTTTAAAGCTACTTTTGAAGGTGGAATTTGGAGTAATGTCCAAAATATGCTTAGACCGTTCAACTCTGAAAAGGATGATTTTGGGTATGTTATAAATCCCAAAGATCCACAAAAGGGTTTTATCTCAACAAACAGGCTTGGTGCCGAAGGTGAAGACTATATCTTCTATGTTCAATACCTTGATGAGGAACCCCAGGTTGTTGTACCTGAACCGGAACCTGAACCAGAGGTTGTTGAAGTAGAAGTGGTTGAACCGGTCCAAAAGCCAGATCCCGTTATAGAAGTTGTTGAGACAAAGCCTGTTGTAGAAGAGCCGAAAATAGATTTGTCTATTTTCCCGTCTTCTCTTGCAGGTCAGGTGATTAGTACATTCAATGGCACAGCTCTTGGTGATGTAAATATTGTCCTTGCTGATGCATTTACTGGTACTGTTGTGGGAAGAGCTACTAGTTCTGGAAATGGTCGTTTTTCTATTACTATCCCTGACTCATACAGAAGGGAAGGGCAGGAATTTGAAATATCCATGAGTAAACCAGATTATAACACCAGGAAGTTTACTGCTAATATCATGGATCTGAATGAAATTGCCGCTACCGGATTCAGTCTTACTCCAATATTCAAGGAGGCTGATCTTAATGAATTGAGCGGAATTGTAATTCCATATGTGGGAGATGATATTACACCGGATGGTTACAATATACTTGACAGGGTTGCAGCATATTTGCTGGATAATCCAAATGTGGTAATTAAGCTTAACGGCCATACTGATGCCAGAGGTGACAGACTGAATAATCTTAATATTTCTCAAAGGATTGCTGAAAAGGCTGAAGAATACCTGTTGAAGAAGTCTGTTCCAGATGAAAACATCATTCCACGTGGTTATGGTGAGCGTTACATCCTGAACAAATGCCGTAGAGGTAAGTTGTGCTCAGATGAGGAACATCTTGAAAACAGAAGGGTAGAGGTTGTGGTATGGCGCTTTTTGAATTAG
- a CDS encoding DUF2179 domain-containing protein: MGFYESVWFTWVLVPLFIFLARVSDVTLGTLRIVFVSKGFKMLAPILGFFEVFIWLIAMTKIIQNLDYWFYYVAYSAGFATGNYVGLILEERLALGFVNIRIITSDFVDTLVSKLTSEGFGVTSMPAMGARSNVNIINCVLRRSDYPIAANIIKETNPKAFYTIEDVRAANQGVFPSRTLMRGNGNFPWRKAK, encoded by the coding sequence ATGGGATTTTACGAGAGTGTTTGGTTTACCTGGGTGCTGGTACCCCTGTTTATTTTTCTTGCACGTGTATCTGATGTAACACTTGGTACACTGCGTATTGTCTTTGTATCAAAAGGCTTCAAAATGCTGGCCCCTATATTGGGTTTCTTCGAGGTCTTTATATGGTTGATAGCCATGACCAAAATAATTCAGAATCTTGATTATTGGTTTTACTATGTGGCCTATTCTGCCGGTTTTGCTACAGGAAACTATGTAGGGCTAATACTTGAGGAGAGGCTTGCACTAGGCTTTGTCAACATCAGGATAATAACAAGTGACTTTGTAGATACGCTGGTCAGCAAACTCACATCTGAAGGCTTTGGAGTCACATCAATGCCTGCAATGGGAGCACGATCAAATGTAAATATAATCAACTGTGTTTTAAGACGTAGCGACTATCCAATTGCGGCCAATATAATAAAGGAAACCAACCCGAAAGCATTCTATACCATTGAGGATGTAAGAGCTGCCAATCAGGGGGTATTCCCATCCAGAACCCTTATGAGGGGCAATGGCAACTTCCCATGGAGAAAGGCTAAATAG
- a CDS encoding peptide chain release factor 3 has translation MKFEDEIKRRRTFAIISHPDAGKTTLTEKLLLFGGAIHVAGAVKSNKIKKTATSDFMEIEKQRGISVATSVMGFDYDGYKVNILDTPGHEDFAEDTYRTLTAVDSVIIVIDAAKGVETQTRKLMEVCRMRNTPVIVFINKLDRPGRDPFDLLDEIEKELKIGVRPLAWPMGSGTDFKGVYNIYEQSLYLFTPGKQKLEDGIEFRDINDPELIQHIGDRAASTLREELEIIEGVYPEFDHNAYLAGQLAPVFFGSALNNFGVRELLHAFLKLAPWPGKSVTAERTVDSFETTFSGFVFKIHANMDPNHRNRLAFVKVCSGHFERNTNYLHVRLGRQMKFSSPTAFMADKKSIIDEAFPGDIIGITDSGNFKIGDSLSEGEILNFKGLPSFSPELFRYIENADPMKSKQLAKGIEQLMDEGVAQLFVNQFNGRKIIGTVGSLQFEVIQYRLLHEYGASCRYEPINLYKACWIRSNDKKELDEFKKRKSQYMAKDKSGRDVFLAESSYMLQMAQEGFPKIEFFFTSEF, from the coding sequence ATGAAATTCGAAGATGAGATCAAAAGGCGTCGTACGTTTGCCATTATTAGTCACCCTGACGCAGGCAAGACAACCCTGACCGAAAAGCTCCTTCTTTTCGGTGGTGCAATACATGTTGCCGGAGCAGTAAAATCCAACAAGATTAAAAAGACTGCTACTTCCGACTTTATGGAAATTGAGAAGCAACGTGGTATCTCCGTTGCCACATCTGTCATGGGTTTCGATTACGACGGCTATAAGGTAAATATCCTTGATACTCCAGGACACGAAGACTTTGCTGAGGACACTTATCGTACCCTGACTGCTGTTGACAGTGTTATTATTGTAATAGATGCTGCCAAGGGTGTTGAGACGCAGACCCGCAAACTTATGGAAGTTTGCCGGATGCGTAATACGCCGGTTATTGTCTTTATCAACAAGCTCGACCGTCCAGGACGTGATCCTTTTGACCTGCTTGATGAGATTGAAAAGGAACTAAAGATTGGCGTCCGTCCCCTTGCATGGCCAATGGGTTCAGGTACCGATTTCAAGGGAGTTTACAATATCTATGAGCAAAGTCTTTATCTGTTTACACCCGGAAAGCAAAAACTTGAAGACGGTATTGAGTTCAGGGATATCAATGATCCAGAACTTATTCAACATATTGGTGACAGGGCAGCCTCTACTCTGCGTGAGGAACTTGAGATAATAGAGGGTGTATACCCTGAATTTGACCATAATGCCTATCTTGCTGGGCAACTTGCCCCAGTTTTCTTTGGCAGTGCGCTGAATAATTTTGGGGTCAGGGAGTTGCTTCATGCCTTTCTGAAACTGGCCCCGTGGCCAGGAAAGTCAGTTACTGCTGAAAGAACAGTTGATTCATTTGAGACTACATTCTCAGGATTTGTCTTTAAGATCCATGCTAATATGGATCCAAACCATCGTAACCGCCTTGCCTTTGTAAAGGTCTGCTCAGGTCATTTTGAGCGTAACACCAACTATCTGCACGTACGACTGGGCAGGCAGATGAAATTCAGCAGCCCTACTGCATTTATGGCAGATAAGAAGTCCATTATTGATGAGGCTTTTCCTGGGGATATTATTGGTATTACAGATTCAGGCAACTTCAAAATCGGGGACTCGTTGAGCGAAGGGGAGATATTAAACTTCAAGGGTCTGCCAAGTTTTTCACCCGAACTATTCCGCTATATCGAAAATGCCGACCCTATGAAATCCAAACAGCTTGCTAAAGGTATAGAACAGCTTATGGACGAAGGTGTGGCTCAGCTTTTTGTCAATCAGTTTAATGGCCGCAAGATAATTGGTACAGTTGGTTCCCTGCAATTTGAAGTAATCCAGTACAGACTTCTGCATGAATATGGCGCATCATGTCGTTATGAACCAATCAACCTGTACAAAGCTTGCTGGATCAGATCAAATGACAAGAAGGAACTGGACGAGTTCAAGAAGCGTAAGTCACAGTACATGGCAAAGGACAAAAGTGGTCGGGATGTCTTTCTTGCCGAGTCATCATATATGTTGCAGATGGCACAGGAAGGCTTTCCTAAAATCGAGTTCTTCTTTACTTCAGAGTTCTAA
- a CDS encoding thioesterase family protein: MGSNPIEEGLRLTLEKRVEDTDLASRQGTARAEVLSTSKLIMFIEKAVTSLISPYLEEGQDTVSSEINIKHFKPVGLGNKVRCIVHLKYVEGRKLFFDIAVFDENHEEVAIGAHCRHIINLVDFRASLK; this comes from the coding sequence ATGGGAAGTAATCCTATTGAAGAGGGACTGCGCCTGACACTGGAAAAGAGGGTCGAGGACACAGATCTTGCAAGCAGACAGGGAACAGCAAGAGCTGAAGTATTATCAACCTCCAAACTAATCATGTTTATCGAAAAAGCCGTTACCAGTCTGATCTCTCCCTATCTTGAGGAAGGACAGGATACGGTTAGTTCTGAGATAAATATCAAGCACTTCAAACCTGTAGGTCTTGGTAATAAGGTACGTTGCATAGTCCATTTAAAATATGTAGAAGGCAGGAAATTATTCTTCGATATAGCTGTCTTCGACGAGAATCATGAAGAAGTTGCTATAGGAGCACATTGCAGACATATAATAAATCTGGTTGATTTTAGGGCCTCACTTAAATAG